One bacterium genomic window, CGCAGTTCATCCCGACGAACTGATTCTCGGCTGCTTGTCCGAGCAAAGCCAGCTGGCGGCTGTCGAGCCGGCCGTCAACCAGGCTGAGAAAGGCGAGCGCCGCAGATATTTCTAAGGCGGCGGAGGAGCTGAGGCCGGAGCCCACCGGCACATTGCTCCACAAGATAAGGTCGGCGCCGGGAAGCTGAAATCCACGCTTTTCGAGCTGATCCGCTACCCCGGCCACATAATCACTCCAATGGTTGCGGGGTGTGTTGCCCTCCAGCGGGAAGGTGATCTCCTCCTGCATGTTGAGGGAATAAAGCCGGATCATCCGGTCCGGCCTCGGTGAGATCGACGCAGCCGTGTAGCGATCGAGCGCCATCGGAAAGACATAACCATCATTGTAATCGGTATGCTCGCCGATGAGATTGACTCGCCCCGGGGCCCGGAAAACGCGTGGTCGCCGGCCGTATCGGTCCTGAAAGATCTGGATCAGTTGCGCTAACTCCATTACGTCGGCAGCCCTTCTCTCTGGAATCGCGGGTTGAAACGCATCGCCGTCCTTATGAGCGGCGATGCGTTTTTTACATTTACGCCTGCAAGGGTCAGACTTTACGGTGTGCGATCCAGGAAGGGATGAGGAAAAGTAATCCGGAAACCAGCATGATCGCACCCCACCAGAGCGAGGGATTGAGGCTCGCAAGGATGGTCCTGGTCTGCGGCACAAAGAGATAATAGACTCCCATGGCAAAGATGATCACGCCTAAAACCGTCAGCATCATGCCGACGAAAAACCAGATCGAATACATTTTCGTGCTGGACATACAGGCTCCTTGTTGTCAGAAAGGCCGCCGCTGCGGGACGGCGGCATATGGCGTCTACCAGAAATAGAGATTGAGGGCGGCGAAAACAGCAACCGCAATCAGGGCGATGTATTTGGGCTGACTGTACCAGGCGATCTTGCCATCGTGTTCTATCGGGGTGAATCCCTTCACGAGGCCAACCAGCTCGCTATCCGGCTTGGGTTTAGTCACCAGGGAGATTAAAACGGTCGCAATCGCACAAATGGACCAGGCCCAAGCGGCTTGGGAGAGGTTGCGGGACATATCGGAAATCCCGCTGACCGGCGCACTGGAGAAGGTGATGAGATGAACCAGCGTTGCAGGAAGGAAACCCAGCTTGAAGCCGAGAAAAATCGTGAACGAAGTCAGCATGCCCAGAATGAGGCCCCAGAAGGCGCCGGTGGAAGACGTGCGTTTCCAGAACATGCCCAGCAGCATGGTGGCGAAGAGAGGGGCGTTGACCCAGCTGAAGATGGCCTGAATGTAATCCATGATCGTGTTGAACTGCATGGCTAGGTAGGCGGTGGCGATGGAGAGGAGAATGCCGACGAGGGTGGTGATGCGCCCCATCCAGACCAGATGGGCATCGCTGGCCTTTTTATTGATCAGGACACGGTAGATATCATAGGTCCACACTGTATTGAAGGCGGAGACGTTGCCGGCCTGTCCGGCCATGAAGCCGGCCAGCAGGGCGGTGATACCCAGACCGACCAGCCCTTGGGGATAGTAGCGGGCGATGAGCAGCGGCAGGGCCGTATCGTTCCAGGGTTCGCCGGTGACGGGATGTTTGAGCAGCTCGAAATGGGCGAGGGGATTGTTGGTCAACTTGTAAGCTACCAGCCCGGCGACGACAATGATGAAGGGCAGCGCCATTTTGAAAAAGCTGGCGATGATCGGGGTCATCCGCGCCGAACGCAAATCCTTCGATGAGAAGGCGCGCTGCACCACGAGAAAATCGGTGGTCCAGTACCCGAATGAGAGCACCCAACCGAGTCCGAGGATGATGCCGATCCAGGTCACCCCCATCGCATTGTTGGAAGCGCTGCCGGTGGTCGCCCATAATTTGCTCATGGCATCGGGAAGCCCGGTGAGAACCTGGTGCATCCCCCCCATCTCCACAGTGCCGAGGATGGCAACCAGGAAGAGGCCAAACCAGATCAGGAAGAACTGGACGATCTCGGTGAAGATGGCCGACATCAGCCCGCCGAGCATTATATAGCAACCGACGGCGAGAGCCGAGATCCACATCGAGAGATGCCAATCCCAGCCGAGGATGGTGCGGAGCACCAGGGCCATCAGGTAGAGATTGATACCGGACATCAGCAGGGTCATAATAGCGAAAGAGAAGGCGTTGAGCAGCCGGGAGCGTTCATCGAAGCGCAGCTTGAGATAACCGGGGACCGAATGAATTTTGCTGCTATAGTAAAAAGGCATCATATAAAGGCCGAGGAAGAGCATGGCGGGGATGGCGCCAACCCAATAGAAATGGGAGACAAACATGCCATATTTCATCGTGCCGCCGGTCCAGCCGAGGATTTCAAGGGCACCGAGATTGGCGCTGAGGAACGCGAGGCCTGCCACCCACGAACTGTTTTTGCGTCCGGCCAGGAAATAATCTTCGCCTGTGCCGGTGAACCGTTTGAGGTAAAAACCGATGCCGATGATGAAGACGAAGTAGAGGGTGATGATAGACCAATCCACCCAGGAGAGTTGTATGGCGACGCTCATCCGTTCCTCCGATCAAAACAAGCATGCTGGTATGGCCCGGACCCCAGGAGGCGCCCGGGGTATTCCCTGTTCGCCGTGCTGGGGAGTGGGAGGGTTTTCAAGTATTAAAAAGATAGACAATTATTTGATGTTAGTCAAGCGGCAAAATCGGCAGGGCCGTCAGAAGAGGCCATCCGCTCAGGCGGGACGCCATGCCCTGACTGCTTTGCAGGTTAAAGACTCCACAGGCGCCACTTTGGGCTTGCAAATGGGCATGAGGATGATTACATTTTAGGCTGAAAGAGGTGATCGCAGCCGGCCGGGTTTTCCCCGACTATTGCACGCCGGGAAGTAAGGAGGTCTGCAGCGTTGGTTGCTTCGATTGCAAAATCTGCATCATTGCCAAAGTTTCGCCCAAAAGAGCACTGGCGATGCAGGGCCATCTACCTGAGATTCGTATCCTGTATTCAACCGAACTTTGTACTGCCCGCGACAAATGACCGGCGGGCTGTTTTGTCATCAGTGGCGAGCACACCACCACGGTGCCCCTTGATACGGAATCTGCGGCGGTACTCGCTGCCGATCTAGCTGGTTAGAAAAATCACATCCTAAAAGAGAGGATATATCATGTCGGATACCCTGTTCGAACAAGTCAATGATGTGCTGGACACGATCCGTCCGGCTCTGATGGCCGATGGCGGCAATGTGCAGCTTGTTGAGGTCAAGGATGGCATCGTCAAACTCAAATTGCAGGGTGCGTGCCATGGCTGCCCGATGTCCCAGATGACGCTGAAGATGGGCATCGAGCGGGAACTGAAACGTCAGCTTCCCGAAATCTCATCAGTCGAATCGATCTAAACAAAACGGCGCCATCTGGCGCCGTTTTGTTTTTGCTTGTATGATGCCCCCTCCCTCTTGCCGTCAGGCCGTGGTTACCCGCTCGTAAATGATCCTGAGCCCATCCAATGTCAAATGTTCATCGACGTTTTCAACCCGGCGCAGTTGGGGGACGATCACCCTGGCCAGTCCGCCGGTCGCAACTGTGGGCACCGGCATCTCCATTTCACGGCGGATGCGTTCAACCATCCCGTCGATCATCTCCACAGCGCCGTACATCAGTCCCGACTGGATGCTGCTTTCAGTGGAATAGCCGATGGTGGTTTCCGGGAAGCGCAGAGCGACGCGCGGCAGTTTGGCGGCCCGTTGGTGCAGGATCATGGCGGAGGTCTCGATTCCGGGGGCGATGATACCACCGAGGTATTCGCCCTGAGCCGAGATCACATCAAAGGTCGTTGCGGTACCGAGGTCCACGACAATGAGCGGGGCACCGAACTTGGCAATGCCGCCCACCGCATTGCAGAGACGGTCCGCGCCGACCAAAGAGGGATTCTGGTAGCGGATTTTGATACCGAGATCCAGTTCGTTGGATACCGTAATCGGCCGGCGATGCAGATACTTGGTTGCCATTTTTTCAAAATGGACGGTCATGTCCGGCACGACCGACGAGAGGGCTACGCCGGAGACCTTGAGCAGGTTGAATCCCTGGGCGGCGGCGATGGCCTGCATGAGGATCCAGGTTTCATCCTCGGTGCGTTCGCTGTGGCTTGAGAGGCGCCAGGTTGCTGCCAGGTGCTTTTCTTGGTAAATTCCAGCGGCGATCTGGGTATTTCCGATATCAACGACGAGCAGCATGATCAATTCTCCCTGAGGCTAAAGTCGCCATATTCGAAGTGCTGGATCTGCCCGTTCTCCGTCTCCACCAGAGCAGCACCCCAGCTGCTGATGCCCTTGAAGCGTCCGGAGCGGGTTTCTGCTCCGCGGCTTATGACCACAGACTGATCCATATGGACACAATGCTGCTGCCAGGCATTGATCCACTTTCTCCGCATCCTGGGATCGGTGAGTTCGGGATAGAGCAGATTCATCTGACGCAAAAAGTGCAGCAGGAGTTCATCCTTGTCCAGGATCTGTCCAGCGCTCATCCGCAGCGAGGCGGAATTGGGTCGTAAATCAGGAGGAAAGTCCTCTGGAAGCTGATTGACATTGATGCCGACGCCGGCTATAGCAAAGGCAAGTCGATGTCCGCTCAAATGAGATTCGACCAGGATGCCCCCTGCCTTTTTTCCCTGGAGCAGGATGTCATTCGGCCATTTGAGACCGGCGTGGATTCTCATGGCGCGGCGAACAGCCCGGATAGCTGCCAAGCTCAGCAGAATCGAGAGCACACCGCACTGACTGGGGAGCAGCGCGGGCCGCAGCAGCAGGCTGCAGTAGAGTCCGGCATCCCGCGGTGAGACCCAGGAACGGTGGGCGCGACCCCGCCCCGCGCTCTGCTCACGGGCAACGACGACAGTCCCCTCCTCGGCGCCCTGCAAGGCTGACTCTTTGAGCACATCGTTGGTCGAGCTGACCTGGTCAAGGAGGAGGATTCTCCGGCCGAAAAGCGGATTCTTGCTGGGCAAAAAGAGGTTCATGGCGTAATCTTTCCCGATTCCAAGGGATGAAATTGATGATGGACCGCCTTGAGATACTCGCGGTCCAGATGGGTATAAATCTGGGTGACTGAAATATCCGCATGTCCGAGCATTTCCTGCACCGCACGCAGATCCGCGCCGCCTTCGACCAAGTGGGTGGCAAAGGAGTGGCGGAGGGTATGGGGCCCCGCCTTGCGGGTGATTCCGGCCGTGCGGAGATATTTCTGGATGAGAATCCAGATGGTTTGCCGGCTGAGCTTCTTGCCAAACCGGTTGAGAAAAACGATATCGCCTGCAACGCCAAGACTGGCCAGCGGCGGCCGCACCTCCTGAAGATAGTGTTGCAGCCAGGTGCAGGCTACCTGGCCCACCGGCACAAGACGTTCCTTACGGCCCTTGCCAAAAACGCGGACGAATTGATCATCCCAGAATATGTCGCGGCAGGAGAACGAAACCAACTCGGAGACGCGCACACCCGTCGCATAGAGAAATTCAAGGATGGCACGATCGCGTATGCCCGTCGGTGTGGAGGTATCCGGCTGCAGCAGCAGTTTTTCAACCTCGACGAGATCGAGCACCCGGGGAATCCTCATCCAGGGCTTGGGAACAGTATAGTTTTCAGTTGGATCCTGGTGGCATATCTCCTCAGCCAGAAGGAACCGGTGCCAGGTGCGTACTGCGGAGAGGTTGCGAGAGATGGTCGCGGGGCAGAGTTCCAGATCATGCATCAGCTGCAGAAAAGCGGCGATATCGGTGTGGGTAATGGCCTCCGGTTCCCGGATGTTTTTTTCATTCAGAAAGCGCAGATACCGCAGTAAATCGTGTTCATAGGCTGCACGGGTATTCGGAGAGACTTGGCGTTCCACGCTCAGGTGATCCATGAAGGCATGCAAATAGTCGGTTAGGGGCATGATCAGCACCTGGCAGGCGGAGTGTGTGGGTGCGGAACGGATCGGCTGTTCAAGGCTCCAGCAACCCGGAAGGCAGGATCTCCTCCGCAAGGGAGAGGGCGATTCCGGAAAGCATTACCTCAGGTCCCATGGTGCTGAAATCTCCGGAGAGAAGTTTGGACTCAACATTGGCATAGAGGGAACACCCGGCGCCCTTTTCGACGATAAGCCCGGAGACGCGGCCGCCGCTCTCGCTGATGAAGGTGACCTCGCCAAGCAGCTCACTGGTAATGAAACCCGTGCAAAAATGAAGCTGTAGATGCGATGTGGGGGTATAAACCGAGATCAAATGGCCTACATGGTCGCCGATGGGAATGTCAGGATAGATTTCCAGAGAGATATGCTGCTGGGTCTCAGCGTTTTCGATGATGAAGCGATATTTATTGTCTATTTTTTTGGGGACAACAGCAAGCACCTTGCTAATCCGGTCGATGTCCCTTTTATTAAACTCTGGTCGCATAGCGGTCGCCTTTTTTGTTCCTTTTTACGCACGATAGCCTGTCAGGTTACAAAAAAACCCCACACAAAGCGGGGTTTTTCATGCTTCGGCTTTTTACATCTTGACGACCTTGGTCGCCTGCAAGCCTTTTTCACCAGCAACGGCCTCGAACTCTACCTCAGCGCCTTCCGCAAGAGTCTTGAATCCCTCCATCTGGATCACTGAAAAATGGACGAACACATCCTCTCCGTTCTCCTGTTCAATGAAGCCAAATCCCTTGTTTTCATTGAACCACTTGACCTTGCCTCTAGCCATCCTGCGTGTTCCTCCTGACAAATAACAAAGAGGGCTTTTACCATGGCCTACCCAGCATCTGCGCCTGGCAACGCTCTGTCTTTGCGATAATTTACTTACAACGCGCTATTTAGTCAAGACTTTTCTCATAAGAAGGCGACTTTTTGACAAGGCGGCCGGCAGCGAAAGCGATTCGTCGCTCAACCAGACAATACCCTCCGCATCTGGCGGACCGCTTCGGCGAGATCCTTCTGATGGAAGATCGCCTGGCCGATGACCAGGACTTCTGCACCGGCGTTGCAGGCCTCCACCGCGGTAACCGCATCGATCCCCCCGTCAACCTCGATCAGATAGCTGAGTCCGCGTTCACTGCGCCATTGTTTCAACTGCCTGAGACGATCTTGCGCCGCGGCAAGATAGCGCTGTCCGCCGAATCCGGGTTCCACCGACATGACCAGCACCAGATCAACCAGCGGCAAAACGGGTTCGAGTGCTGTGACCGGCGTGGCCGGATTGAGGGTTACGCCCGGTTTGGCACCGAGCGCATGAATATTTTCCAGCGTACGCCAGAGGTGGGGCGCCGCCTCGACATGAACGGTCAGGTAGTCGGCACCCGCTTCGACGAACTGGGCGATATAGTCATCCGGCCGGCTGATCATCAGATGGACGTCCAAAGGCAGCGCTGTGATCCGGCGGACGGCTGCGACGATCATCGGGCCGAAGGTCAGATTGGGCACAAAATGACCGTCCATAATATCGAGATGGACCCAATCGGCTCCTCCGGTCTCGAGGGCCTCGACCTGTTGCGCAAGACGGCTGAAATCCGCGTTCAATATCGAGGGAGCAATCCGGATCATTGTTTTCGCTTCCCTTTAATTAGTCGAGTATACTGATGATCAGGTTGAGGGTATCGCCCTTGCTGACCACCGTGCCGGCTTCGAGCGACTGGCTGACGACGGTGTTGGGCAAGAGTTTCCCGGTGCGCTGTTCGGTGATGGTGCCGGGCGTCAAACCGGCCTGGCGAATCAGCTGCAGGGCCTGATCCAGGGAGAGGCCTACGGTAGCCGGGACAACATACTCGCTCGGTTCGATGCCGATACTGACGCTGATGTCCACCCGTGTCCCGTGGCGAATATCAGCGCCCGCGGCGACGCTTTGTGCACAAACTACACCCGCGGGATAAAACTCATCGGTACGGTAATCCACAGCGCCCAATTTCAGCTCGGCCTCTTCTAGCGCGAATTGGGCATCGCGCTCGGACAGGCCGGTCAATTTGGGCATCGTCAGGATCTTGTGCCCTTTGCTAATGGTCAGATAAACCCGGCGTCCCTTCTTGACCGGGGTGCCCGCTTCCGGAATCTGAAAACGCACATCACCGGCCGCCACCTGTTCATCGTATTGTTCTTCCGCCTTGACCGCCCGCAATCCGAGGGACTTAAGCCGGCGTTCGGCGCTGGGATAGGGCATGTTAAGGAGATCGGGAACCAGGATGGACTGATACTGCCGGGTGTAAAGCGGCATAAGCGCCCAATCGAAGAGAGCGTAGAGAAGCAGAACCGCTGCAGCAATGTAGAGCGTCTTGCGCTGCCAGGTGAGGCCCGCCCAGTTATTCCAATCGCGCTGGATAAAATTCATATTATTCCATCTTTTCTGCCGCAGTTACGGCATGGCCGCGCATGAATTCTGCGGCGCTCATGATCCTCCCTCCTTCCGGCTGGAGGGTGACGAGTTCAAGAACGCCATCGCCGGTGGCGAGGAACAGCGCCTCTCTGCCGCCTCCGGAGATCAGGCGCCCCGGATCTTCAGATGGCCCGGCCGGTACTGGACGGGTCGCCAGAATTTTCACCGTACGCCCTTTCCAAGTGGTCCAGGCCGCCGGATAGGGCGACAGGCCGCGCACCAGGTTGTGGATCTCCCGCGCGGAACGGTGCCAGTCGATTCGCGCCATTTCACGGGTCAATTTGGGGGCGCGGGTGACCTCGCCGATTTGTGGCTTGCTTTGCAGACGACCGGATTCCAGACCCTGGACCGTCTGCAGC contains:
- a CDS encoding cold-shock protein; translation: MARGKVKWFNENKGFGFIEQENGEDVFVHFSVIQMEGFKTLAEGAEVEFEAVAGEKGLQATKVVKM
- a CDS encoding biotin--[acetyl-CoA-carboxylase] ligase, translating into MNLFLPSKNPLFGRRILLLDQVSSTNDVLKESALQGAEEGTVVVAREQSAGRGRAHRSWVSPRDAGLYCSLLLRPALLPSQCGVLSILLSLAAIRAVRRAMRIHAGLKWPNDILLQGKKAGGILVESHLSGHRLAFAIAGVGINVNQLPEDFPPDLRPNSASLRMSAGQILDKDELLLHFLRQMNLLYPELTDPRMRRKWINAWQQHCVHMDQSVVISRGAETRSGRFKGISSWGAALVETENGQIQHFEYGDFSLREN
- the rpe gene encoding ribulose-phosphate 3-epimerase, with the protein product MIRIAPSILNADFSRLAQQVEALETGGADWVHLDIMDGHFVPNLTFGPMIVAAVRRITALPLDVHLMISRPDDYIAQFVEAGADYLTVHVEAAPHLWRTLENIHALGAKPGVTLNPATPVTALEPVLPLVDLVLVMSVEPGFGGQRYLAAAQDRLRQLKQWRSERGLSYLIEVDGGIDAVTAVEACNAGAEVLVIGQAIFHQKDLAEAVRQMRRVLSG
- the xerD gene encoding site-specific tyrosine recombinase XerD, encoding MPLTDYLHAFMDHLSVERQVSPNTRAAYEHDLLRYLRFLNEKNIREPEAITHTDIAAFLQLMHDLELCPATISRNLSAVRTWHRFLLAEEICHQDPTENYTVPKPWMRIPRVLDLVEVEKLLLQPDTSTPTGIRDRAILEFLYATGVRVSELVSFSCRDIFWDDQFVRVFGKGRKERLVPVGQVACTWLQHYLQEVRPPLASLGVAGDIVFLNRFGKKLSRQTIWILIQKYLRTAGITRKAGPHTLRHSFATHLVEGGADLRAVQEMLGHADISVTQIYTHLDREYLKAVHHQFHPLESGKITP
- a CDS encoding sodium:solute symporter family protein — protein: MSVAIQLSWVDWSIITLYFVFIIGIGFYLKRFTGTGEDYFLAGRKNSSWVAGLAFLSANLGALEILGWTGGTMKYGMFVSHFYWVGAIPAMLFLGLYMMPFYYSSKIHSVPGYLKLRFDERSRLLNAFSFAIMTLLMSGINLYLMALVLRTILGWDWHLSMWISALAVGCYIMLGGLMSAIFTEIVQFFLIWFGLFLVAILGTVEMGGMHQVLTGLPDAMSKLWATTGSASNNAMGVTWIGIILGLGWVLSFGYWTTDFLVVQRAFSSKDLRSARMTPIIASFFKMALPFIIVVAGLVAYKLTNNPLAHFELLKHPVTGEPWNDTALPLLIARYYPQGLVGLGITALLAGFMAGQAGNVSAFNTVWTYDIYRVLINKKASDAHLVWMGRITTLVGILLSIATAYLAMQFNTIMDYIQAIFSWVNAPLFATMLLGMFWKRTSSTGAFWGLILGMLTSFTIFLGFKLGFLPATLVHLITFSSAPVSGISDMSRNLSQAAWAWSICAIATVLISLVTKPKPDSELVGLVKGFTPIEHDGKIAWYSQPKYIALIAVAVFAALNLYFW
- a CDS encoding PASTA domain-containing protein, which encodes MNFIQRDWNNWAGLTWQRKTLYIAAAVLLLYALFDWALMPLYTRQYQSILVPDLLNMPYPSAERRLKSLGLRAVKAEEQYDEQVAAGDVRFQIPEAGTPVKKGRRVYLTISKGHKILTMPKLTGLSERDAQFALEEAELKLGAVDYRTDEFYPAGVVCAQSVAAGADIRHGTRVDISVSIGIEPSEYVVPATVGLSLDQALQLIRQAGLTPGTITEQRTGKLLPNTVVSQSLEAGTVVSKGDTLNLIISILD
- a CDS encoding type III pantothenate kinase, giving the protein MLLVVDIGNTQIAAGIYQEKHLAATWRLSSHSERTEDETWILMQAIAAAQGFNLLKVSGVALSSVVPDMTVHFEKMATKYLHRRPITVSNELDLGIKIRYQNPSLVGADRLCNAVGGIAKFGAPLIVVDLGTATTFDVISAQGEYLGGIIAPGIETSAMILHQRAAKLPRVALRFPETTIGYSTESSIQSGLMYGAVEMIDGMVERIRREMEMPVPTVATGGLARVIVPQLRRVENVDEHLTLDGLRIIYERVTTA
- a CDS encoding NifU family protein, whose protein sequence is MFEQVNDVLDTIRPALMADGGNVQLVEVKDGIVKLKLQGACHGCPMSQMTLKMGIERELKRQLPEISSVESI